A part of Chanos chanos chromosome 9, fChaCha1.1, whole genome shotgun sequence genomic DNA contains:
- the mrpl51 gene encoding large ribosomal subunit protein mL51 — MSLFGGLLRSSVTFCHSALLQCTRPFSTGICSRVRMHAIPKLKHVDRWTEKRSIFGVYDNIGILGDFKVHPKDLIRAPVWLKGFRGNELERLIRKKKMVGDRMMTEDRHNLEKRIRYLYRRFNRYGKHR, encoded by the exons ATGTCTCTCTTTGGCGGATTGTTAAGGTCCAGTGTGACATTTTGTCACTCAGCTCTGCTGCAGTGCACAAGACCGTTTTCCACAG GAATATGTTCTAGAGTGCGAATGCATGCGATTCCCAAACTTAAACATGTGGATCGCTGGACAGAAAAACGATCCATCTTTGGAGTCTATGACAACATTGGAATCTTAG GTGACTTCAAGGTCCATCCGAAAGATTTGATTAGGGCGCCGGTTTGGCTCAAGGGTTTCCGCGGTAACGAGTTAGAGCGACTTATCCGAAAGAAGAAGATGGTTGGAGACAGAATGATGACGGAGGATCGGCACAACCTGGAGAAGAGGATCCGATATCTGTACCGCCGATTCAACAGATACGGAAAACACAGATGA